Proteins co-encoded in one Dendropsophus ebraccatus isolate aDenEbr1 chromosome 9, aDenEbr1.pat, whole genome shotgun sequence genomic window:
- the INHA gene encoding inhibin alpha chain, with the protein MSSLAFIFVALFAVTFPTMGQGCEMPEAERLFILDKVKTKIVEALGSPPSTTAAPPTSPPNVNASIRFEERILRKRHSQKREHGLEDTSQVILFPSSDVLCETPPLETTKTEEDNSFTYIFRPSPHILNRRVSSVQFWFFTGDSPIDNFTWHQNSSIKHPNAKSSELPTHMRELSPHESQTLEDDKMTDDNDTASSFDSTTEETLSHVVDIQVLSQQRPVTVATSKVDKMDDWTVFHLAPAFLNYVTRGLFVLLVHCPTCPCSEKAEYTPFLMYSTRPSQRGRRSGIPWSPSALELLQRPPAPASDGTQCHRGSLNITFEELGWSQWIVHPGSFQFHYCHGTCSPNHGLSTALHWGNCCAALPSTMKPLRVTTTTDGGFSFRYETVPNLLTQDCACS; encoded by the exons ATGTCGTCTTTGGCTTTCATCTTTGTCGCTTTGTTCGCTGTGACATTCCCCACGATGGGTCAAGGCTGTGAGATGCCCGAGGCCGAGCGCCTGTTTATCCTGGATAAGGTGAAGACGAAGATAGTGGAGGCGCTGGGCTCTCCTCCATCCACCACAGCAGCACCCCCCACATCACCCCCAAATGTGAATGCATCCATCAGGTTTGAGGAGAGGATTCTGCGTAAGAGACACAGCCAAAAGCGAGAGCACGGACTGGAGGATACGTCTCAGGTCATCCTGTTCCCCTCCTCGG ATGTCCTTTGTGAGACTCCACCACTTGAAACAACCAAGACAGAAGAAGACAACAGTTTCACCTACATCTTTCGTCCGTCTCCTCACATCCTGAACCGTCGAGTCTCCTCGGTGCAGTTTTGGTTTTTCACTGGAGATTCACCGATAGACAACTTCACCTGGCACCAGAATTCATCCATCAAACATCCAAATGCCAAGAGTTCTGAGCTACCTACTCACATGAGAGAACTATCACCCCATGAGTCTCAGACCCTGGAAGATGACAAGATGACTGATGATAATGATACGGCCTCCTCTTTTGATAGTACCACAGAGGAGACTCTATCCCATGTGGTGGACATACAGGTGCTCTCACAGCAGAGGCCGGTCACTGTGGCCACGTCCAAAGTGGATAAGATGGATGACTGGACGGTCTTTCACCTGGCTCCTGCTTTTTTGAACTATGTCACAAGAGGTCTTTTTGTTCTGCTGGTCCATTGCCCCACCTGTCCTTGCTCTGAAAAGGCTGAGTATACTCCCTTCCTCATGTACAGTACCCGCCCCAGCCAACGTGGTCGGAGATCAGGAATTCCATGGTCGCCATCTGCTCTGGAACTTCTGCAGAGGCCTCCGGCTCCCGCTTCTGACGGTACACAATGTCATCGCGGTTCCCTCAACATAACCTTTGAAGAGCTGGGTTGGAGCCAGTGGATTGTCCACCCTGGAAGCTTCCAGTTCCACTACTGCCATGGGACTTGTTCCCCAAACCATGGCCTAAGCACAGCTCTCCACTGGGGGAACTGTTGTGCAGCTCTGCCCAGCACCATGAAACCTTTGAGagtcaccaccaccacagatGGTGGATTCTCCTTCCGATACGAAACAGTGCCAAATCTGCTGACCCAAGACTGTGCATGTAGCTAA